In a single window of the Acidobacteriota bacterium genome:
- the ileS gene encoding isoleucine--tRNA ligase yields MSEEFELKKTVNLPRTDFSQKANLGQMEPARLKKWQEAKLYEQIAEARRGREKFILHDGPPYANADIHIGTALNKILKDFVVKSRSMMGYDAPYVPGYDCHGLPIETLVERKLAEKGKNKADIPVASFRRICREHASTAMNNQTRDFQRLGILGEWEMPYLTMSPEYESSTARLFGKFLERGFVYKGLRPVYWCIHDQTALAEAEVEYREHTSPSVYVKFPLVTDPAEIDPALAGKQVFVVIWTTTPWTLPANLGIAVHPEFEYSAVEVGSEVYIVASELAPSFNETCGFESAKELARFKGAKLDRMQARHAWIDRPSLIMNGEHVTLGEADAESELDVRFENKSAKKSGTGCVHTAPGHGADDFHIAKQYGLEVYAPVDASGAFTPEVEHFAGMRVFDANPKIVEFMRESGALLFSENYQHRYPHCWRCKKPVIFRATPQWFISMDEAVDGRSLRERALAEIADVKWHPSWGEGRMANMFKGRPDWCVSRQRSWGVPIPVFYCTGCDEAVADPKIVDHVADIFAKETSDAWYAREAAELLPEGFACVKCGGADFRKETDILDVWFDSGSSCVAVLETRGDTLRFPADVYLEGGDQYRGWFNSSMSCGIAAHDAAPYRQIITHGWVVDGEGKKQSKSLGNVTAPQEIIGKSGADVLRLWAAAVDYTEDVRCSDEILQRVVDAYRKMRNTLRYALGNLDGFDLKEHSVAENEMFEIDRWALAGLDEVAAKVIAAYREYDFQAAYNALYNLCTVTLSARYFDIIKDRLYIMAPSSVGRRSAQTALYSIADTLCRLMAPLLAFTADEAWENLPGEREASVHLAEFRDAMQAGSLRSDVGGAGSLPAGKNREQAGSLRSVGNSRSDGSLLSKWERVFTIRDEVLRALETARNDKQIGSSLEAKVILKTDAETTRFLLGYYEQLRYIFIVSQVEVHEGDAFGINIARADGEKCERCWNYSTRVGENDRFPTCCERCVEALEMMNL; encoded by the coding sequence ATGTCTGAAGAGTTTGAGTTGAAAAAGACAGTAAATTTGCCGCGGACCGATTTTTCGCAGAAAGCGAATCTCGGACAGATGGAGCCTGCACGGCTGAAAAAGTGGCAGGAAGCGAAGCTGTATGAGCAGATCGCGGAAGCGAGACGCGGGCGCGAGAAATTCATCCTGCACGACGGCCCTCCGTATGCAAACGCCGATATTCACATCGGCACGGCGCTGAACAAGATATTGAAGGATTTCGTCGTCAAGAGCCGCTCGATGATGGGCTATGACGCGCCCTACGTTCCCGGCTATGACTGTCACGGACTGCCCATCGAGACGCTGGTCGAAAGAAAACTCGCAGAAAAAGGCAAGAACAAAGCGGATATTCCCGTGGCGAGTTTTCGCCGCATTTGCCGCGAACACGCTTCGACGGCGATGAACAACCAGACGCGCGATTTTCAGCGGCTGGGAATTTTAGGTGAATGGGAAATGCCGTACCTGACGATGTCTCCGGAATATGAATCTTCGACCGCTCGTTTGTTCGGCAAGTTTCTCGAACGCGGTTTTGTTTACAAAGGCCTGCGTCCGGTCTATTGGTGCATACACGATCAGACGGCCCTCGCTGAGGCAGAGGTCGAGTATCGCGAACACACCTCGCCTTCGGTTTATGTGAAGTTCCCGCTCGTTACCGATCCGGCCGAGATCGATCCGGCACTCGCGGGCAAGCAGGTTTTTGTCGTCATCTGGACCACGACGCCGTGGACGCTGCCCGCAAATCTCGGCATTGCGGTGCATCCTGAGTTCGAGTATTCGGCGGTGGAGGTTGGCAGCGAAGTTTATATAGTCGCGAGCGAGCTTGCACCGTCGTTCAATGAAACGTGTGGCTTTGAGAGCGCAAAAGAGCTTGCGCGTTTTAAGGGAGCGAAGCTCGATCGTATGCAAGCTCGGCATGCCTGGATCGATCGCCCGTCGCTGATAATGAACGGCGAGCACGTCACGCTTGGCGAGGCAGACGCCGAATCAGAGCTCGACGTGCGTTTTGAGAACAAGTCCGCGAAAAAGAGCGGCACCGGCTGCGTCCACACGGCTCCGGGGCACGGTGCGGACGATTTTCACATTGCGAAACAATACGGGCTTGAGGTTTATGCGCCGGTTGACGCTTCGGGCGCGTTCACGCCCGAGGTCGAGCATTTCGCGGGAATGCGCGTTTTTGACGCGAACCCGAAGATCGTCGAATTCATGCGCGAGAGCGGAGCATTGCTCTTCAGCGAGAATTATCAGCACCGCTATCCGCACTGTTGGCGCTGCAAAAAACCGGTCATTTTCAGAGCGACGCCGCAGTGGTTCATCTCGATGGACGAGGCCGTTGACGGCCGCAGCCTGCGTGAACGCGCACTTGCAGAGATCGCCGATGTGAAATGGCATCCCTCGTGGGGCGAGGGCCGCATGGCGAATATGTTCAAAGGCCGGCCCGACTGGTGCGTGTCGCGGCAGCGTTCGTGGGGCGTGCCGATACCTGTTTTTTATTGCACAGGCTGTGACGAGGCAGTTGCCGATCCTAAGATCGTCGATCACGTCGCTGATATTTTCGCGAAGGAAACTTCGGACGCGTGGTATGCACGCGAGGCCGCGGAACTGCTGCCCGAAGGCTTTGCCTGCGTGAAATGCGGCGGAGCGGATTTCCGCAAAGAGACCGATATTCTAGATGTGTGGTTCGATTCGGGTTCGTCGTGTGTCGCCGTACTGGAAACACGCGGCGATACGCTTCGTTTTCCGGCGGACGTTTATCTGGAGGGCGGCGATCAGTACCGCGGCTGGTTCAATTCGTCCATGAGCTGCGGCATCGCGGCGCATGATGCGGCCCCGTATCGCCAGATCATCACGCACGGCTGGGTCGTTGACGGCGAAGGCAAAAAGCAATCGAAATCGCTCGGTAACGTAACCGCTCCGCAGGAGATCATCGGCAAATCCGGTGCCGACGTGCTGCGTCTGTGGGCGGCGGCTGTCGATTATACCGAGGACGTGCGGTGTTCGGACGAGATACTGCAGCGTGTCGTCGATGCATACCGCAAGATGCGCAATACGCTGCGGTATGCGCTCGGCAATCTCGACGGCTTTGATCTGAAAGAACATTCCGTCGCCGAAAACGAGATGTTCGAGATCGACCGTTGGGCTCTCGCCGGCTTGGACGAGGTCGCGGCAAAGGTCATCGCGGCGTATCGCGAATATGATTTTCAGGCGGCGTATAACGCGCTTTACAACCTCTGCACCGTTACGCTGTCGGCGCGGTATTTCGACATCATCAAGGACCGGCTTTACATCATGGCTCCGTCGTCGGTTGGCCGGCGTTCGGCGCAGACGGCGTTGTACTCTATCGCCGATACGCTTTGCCGGCTGATGGCTCCGCTGCTCGCTTTCACGGCGGACGAGGCATGGGAAAATCTGCCGGGCGAACGCGAGGCGTCGGTGCATTTGGCGGAATTCAGGGACGCAATGCAGGCTGGCAGCCTGCGATCCGACGTTGGGGGCGCAGGCAGCTTGCCTGCAGGGAAAAATAGAGAGCAGGCTGGCAGCCTGCGGTCCGTCGGAAATTCGCGGTCCGACGGCAGCCTGCTGTCAAAATGGGAACGCGTATTTACGATACGCGACGAAGTTCTTCGGGCTCTCGAAACGGCGAGGAACGACAAGCAGATCGGTTCGTCGCTCGAGGCAAAGGTCATTCTGAAAACGGACGCCGAGACGACGCGGTTCCTGCTCGGCTATTACGAGCAGTTGAGATACATCTTTATCGTGTCGCAGGTCGAGGTGCACGAGGGCGATGCTTTCGGCATCAATATCGCGAGGGCGGATGGCGAAAAATGCGAACGCTGTTGGAATTACTCCACACGCGTAGGCGAAAATGATCGTTTCCCGACGTGTTGCGAACGCTGTGTCGAGGCTCTGGAAATGATGAACCTATGA
- the lspA gene encoding signal peptidase II has product MTGRDLLWKLGYLAITGGIFMIDQTTKAWAVKRLRFDGDISVIPGLLNFAYATNTGVAFSMLDDHGDAGRWGLSAVALVAGVLILYFFWRTPRTDDRVLGALALLLAGIAGNVTDRIRLGFVVDFIDVQFGSWHYPTFNVADMAIVMGAGLLIIDMLLTKKRPTEPLESDS; this is encoded by the coding sequence GTGACCGGACGCGATCTATTGTGGAAACTCGGCTATCTCGCCATCACCGGCGGGATCTTTATGATCGACCAGACGACGAAGGCGTGGGCAGTGAAACGCCTTCGTTTCGACGGCGACATCTCGGTAATCCCCGGCCTGCTGAATTTTGCATATGCCACCAATACGGGCGTGGCGTTTTCAATGCTGGACGATCACGGCGACGCAGGCCGTTGGGGCTTGTCTGCGGTCGCATTGGTAGCGGGCGTTCTGATCCTTTATTTCTTTTGGCGGACGCCGCGAACGGACGACCGAGTGCTCGGAGCTCTCGCTCTGCTGCTTGCGGGCATCGCGGGCAACGTGACCGACCGTATCCGGCTCGGGTTTGTCGTAGATTTCATCGACGTTCAATTCGGCTCGTGGCACTATCCGACATTCAACGTCGCAGACATGGCGATAGTTATGGGAGCCGGCCTGTTGATCATCGATATGCTCTTAACAAAGAAAAGGCCGACCGAACCCCTCGAAAGCGATTCCTGA
- the lgt gene encoding prolipoprotein diacylglyceryl transferase: protein MYPEIYRIGDFPLTSYGVWLAVGMLVALFAASRLAERDGIARDRVYDLGLWTLLGGLLGSKVLMFFVEDNINVFSLDFLRSGGVYYGGLIGGFLAVAILVPYYKLPFWKVADAFAPAVALGQAFGRQGCFAAGCCWGKPTTNWWGVHFSELGHEYTGVPIADGVHLHPTQLIESFTMFGVFWLLVWLHKRKRFDGQILILYGIIYAIFRFLIEFLRDDPQRGDLFGTSAMTGLSPSQLISLVVAAACIVFLIIRLRSTGEAVDSENPVKSDK from the coding sequence ATGTACCCCGAAATTTACCGCATCGGCGATTTTCCTTTGACCAGCTACGGCGTGTGGCTGGCAGTGGGGATGCTGGTCGCGCTTTTTGCGGCGTCGCGGTTGGCTGAGCGTGACGGCATAGCTCGTGACCGCGTTTACGACCTCGGGCTGTGGACGCTGCTCGGCGGGCTGCTCGGGTCGAAGGTGCTGATGTTTTTCGTCGAGGACAACATCAACGTCTTTTCGCTTGATTTCCTTCGATCAGGCGGCGTGTATTACGGCGGCCTGATAGGCGGCTTTCTGGCTGTCGCGATACTCGTGCCGTATTACAAACTGCCGTTTTGGAAGGTGGCGGACGCTTTTGCTCCCGCAGTGGCACTGGGACAGGCGTTCGGCCGCCAAGGCTGTTTCGCGGCGGGCTGCTGTTGGGGAAAGCCGACGACGAATTGGTGGGGCGTGCATTTTTCCGAACTCGGCCACGAATATACAGGCGTTCCAATTGCCGACGGCGTACATCTGCACCCGACGCAGCTCATTGAATCGTTCACGATGTTCGGCGTGTTCTGGCTGCTGGTCTGGCTGCACAAACGCAAGCGTTTTGACGGCCAAATACTGATACTTTACGGCATCATTTACGCGATATTCCGCTTTTTGATCGAATTCCTGCGCGACGATCCGCAGCGAGGCGACCTTTTCGGCACGTCCGCGATGACGGGCCTTTCGCCGTCGCAGCTGATCAGCCTTGTGGTAGCGGCGGCGTGTATCGTGTTTCTCATAATTCGATTGCGTTCGACGGGCGAAGCTGTTGATTCTGAAAACCCCGTTAAGAGTGACAAATGA
- a CDS encoding RluA family pseudouridine synthase, which yields MSLVTYHYQLSTAHIVSSPALLDLIITAAEAGTRLDAFLAERIEGWSRSRLQRLIEDGDVLVNDKQAKPSYKLRAGDEIDIDLTEPADVRFEPENIPLDIVYEDEYLAVINKPAGMVVHPGAGISGGTLANAIAWYFMSEPTAVAGGLGSGAAYVQPPPTGGGSDKTPPADAGGSNRVGIVHRLDKDTSGLIVVAKTEEMQEKLSELFRKRKVEKSYIALVHGSPRDNSGTIERPIARDRWHRTKMTVAANGRYALTHWRVRQRFEKFALLEVDIKTGRTHQIRVHLASINHPVVGDAVYNEGRDNTIANIEIRKAVEKLGRFFLHAEKLSFAHPATAETLSLEVALPKELAAFINVL from the coding sequence ATGTCACTTGTCACTTACCACTATCAACTATCCACTGCACATATCGTGTCTTCACCAGCACTTCTCGATCTCATAATAACCGCCGCTGAGGCCGGCACGCGACTCGACGCGTTCCTAGCGGAGCGCATCGAGGGCTGGTCGCGTTCGCGGCTGCAGCGGCTGATCGAGGACGGCGATGTTCTCGTCAACGACAAGCAGGCAAAGCCTTCGTACAAACTCCGCGCAGGCGACGAGATCGACATCGATCTGACAGAGCCCGCCGATGTCCGTTTCGAGCCTGAGAACATCCCGCTCGATATTGTTTACGAGGACGAGTACCTCGCCGTCATCAACAAACCTGCGGGAATGGTGGTCCATCCCGGAGCGGGCATTTCGGGCGGGACGCTTGCGAATGCCATCGCGTGGTATTTCATGTCAGAACCAACTGCGGTAGCGGGTGGTTTAGGATCGGGTGCCGCTTACGTTCAACCACCTCCTACCGGAGGCGGTTCTGACAAGACGCCGCCCGCTGACGCAGGAGGTTCTAACAGGGTCGGCATCGTGCATCGTCTGGACAAGGACACGTCAGGGCTGATCGTTGTCGCGAAGACCGAGGAAATGCAGGAAAAGCTGTCCGAGCTGTTCCGAAAGCGTAAGGTCGAGAAATCGTATATTGCTCTAGTTCATGGGAGCCCGCGGGACAATTCGGGTACTATTGAGCGGCCGATCGCCCGCGACCGCTGGCACCGGACAAAGATGACCGTCGCCGCGAACGGACGCTATGCATTGACGCATTGGCGCGTCCGGCAGCGGTTCGAAAAATTTGCGCTTCTTGAGGTCGATATCAAGACCGGCCGCACGCATCAGATACGTGTCCACCTCGCGTCAATAAATCATCCCGTTGTCGGCGACGCGGTCTATAATGAGGGCCGCGACAATACCATAGCCAACATCGAGATACGCAAAGCGGTCGAAAAACTCGGCCGATTCTTCCTTCACGCTGAAAAGCTCTCTTTTGCACATCCCGCCACGGCAGAAACACTGTCTTTGGAAGTTGCTCTACCTAAAGAACTTGCGGCTTTCATTAACGTGCTATAA
- the nrfH gene encoding cytochrome c nitrite reductase small subunit has protein sequence MSFYLTKLIIAGVGLGLAAGISLYTFWYAKGYSYLSNDPGSCANCHIMEQQYSGWLKSSHRSVATCNDCHTPQNFANKYFTKAWNGFWHSYYFTANNFHEPIMITERNRQIAEQSCRHCHQPIVDAIVSGGDTLHPSDMSCIRCHSSVGHPHLGD, from the coding sequence GTGTCATTTTATCTGACAAAACTGATCATCGCGGGCGTCGGGCTAGGCTTGGCGGCAGGCATCAGCCTGTATACGTTCTGGTACGCAAAAGGTTACTCGTATCTGAGCAACGACCCGGGCTCGTGTGCCAACTGCCACATAATGGAGCAGCAATATTCAGGCTGGCTAAAATCGAGCCACCGTTCGGTAGCTACCTGCAACGACTGCCACACACCGCAAAATTTCGCCAACAAATACTTCACAAAGGCCTGGAACGGATTTTGGCATTCGTACTATTTCACCGCGAACAATTTTCACGAACCGATAATGATCACCGAGCGAAACCGGCAGATCGCAGAACAATCCTGCCGGCATTGCCATCAGCCGATCGTTGACGCCATCGTCAGCGGCGGCGACACGCTGCACCCGAGCGATATGTCGTGCATACGCTGCCACAGCTCGGTCGGCCATCCGCATCTGGGCGATTGA
- a CDS encoding ammonia-forming cytochrome c nitrite reductase subunit c552, translating to MTEEREKTENVETSDSKEAPARKPRLYGVKVLTVVAVAAFAAAILGLALLTNIMERKQEAQNPFFRVVELNDETYDPAVWGKNFPMQYDSYLRTVDQERTRFGGSEAIHRTPSGADPRSVVSQSRLEEDPRLVTMWDGYAFAVDFREERGHAYMLEDQTFTERQNVVQQPGACINCHASAYPAYKELGGGDIVKGFHALNKMPYREAREHVKHPVACIDCHDSLSMALRVTRPAFMEGMRVLKESEGKKDYDVNRDATRQEMRSFVCAQCHVEYYFKGPEKTLTYPWHKGLKIENMTAYYEEVQHNDWTHKQTGAGVLKAQHPEFERWSQGIHARAGVSCSDCHMPYVREGAMKVSSHHVRSPLLNINISCQTCHKAPESELKYRAEAIQERTYKLRGIAMDALVDLIKDIKAARDGGAGDAELAEARKNQRLAQFYLDFVEAENSMGFHAPAEAARILGESIDFSRKGQASLRNVKMVASR from the coding sequence ATGACTGAAGAAAGGGAAAAAACTGAAAATGTTGAAACTTCTGATTCAAAAGAAGCACCTGCCCGCAAACCCCGGCTGTACGGAGTAAAGGTCCTGACGGTGGTCGCGGTCGCCGCGTTTGCTGCGGCGATATTGGGGCTCGCTCTGCTGACCAATATCATGGAGCGTAAGCAGGAAGCGCAGAATCCTTTCTTTCGCGTGGTCGAGCTCAATGACGAAACCTATGATCCGGCCGTTTGGGGCAAGAACTTTCCAATGCAGTATGACAGCTACCTGAGGACGGTAGATCAGGAACGCACACGTTTTGGCGGCAGTGAGGCAATTCACCGAACGCCCAGCGGAGCGGATCCGCGGTCGGTGGTCTCGCAGTCGCGTCTGGAAGAGGATCCGCGGCTTGTAACTATGTGGGACGGCTATGCGTTCGCCGTCGATTTTCGTGAGGAACGCGGGCACGCGTATATGCTCGAGGATCAGACGTTCACTGAACGCCAGAATGTGGTTCAGCAGCCCGGAGCCTGCATAAACTGTCATGCATCTGCCTATCCGGCGTATAAGGAACTAGGCGGCGGCGACATAGTTAAAGGCTTTCACGCATTGAACAAGATGCCGTATCGCGAGGCAAGAGAACATGTGAAACATCCGGTCGCTTGTATCGATTGTCACGATTCGCTTTCGATGGCACTTCGGGTGACACGGCCCGCGTTCATGGAAGGTATGCGTGTTCTGAAAGAATCAGAAGGCAAGAAGGACTATGACGTGAACCGCGACGCGACACGTCAGGAGATGCGCTCATTCGTCTGCGCGCAATGCCACGTGGAATATTACTTCAAAGGCCCGGAAAAAACGCTCACATATCCGTGGCACAAAGGCCTGAAGATCGAGAACATGACCGCCTATTACGAAGAGGTGCAGCATAACGACTGGACGCACAAACAGACCGGCGCCGGCGTGCTGAAGGCACAGCATCCGGAATTCGAGAGGTGGAGCCAGGGCATCCACGCACGCGCGGGCGTGTCGTGTTCAGATTGCCATATGCCCTACGTCCGCGAAGGCGCGATGAAGGTCAGCAGCCATCACGTGCGTTCGCCGCTGCTCAACATAAACATCTCGTGTCAGACGTGTCACAAAGCTCCGGAAAGCGAGCTGAAATACCGGGCCGAGGCGATCCAGGAGCGAACATACAAGCTGCGGGGCATAGCGATGGATGCGCTGGTCGATCTGATCAAAGACATCAAGGCAGCACGCGACGGCGGAGCCGGCGACGCGGAGTTGGCGGAAGCAAGGAAGAACCAGCGTCTTGCGCAGTTCTATCTGGATTTTGTCGAGGCGGAAAATTCCATGGGATTCCACGCACCGGCAGAAGCGGCAAGGATATTGGGCGAATCAATAGACTTTTCACGAAAAGGCCAGGCATCGCTGCGGAACGTCAAGATGGTCGCTTCGCGTTAA
- a CDS encoding 2OG-Fe(II) oxygenase, producing MREELVRLILERLERDAEAIREDFARDKGVTAHYTAIDNLLPDDIARRIAASFPPNDEMRLLSSFRERKHTSKSLDKYDPLIADITFAFQDERVIRKVSELTGIEDAVGDPHLYAGGISAMSTGHFLNPHLDNSHDGEQKNYRVLNLLYYITPEWKAENGGNLELWDIDVTRPVEIPSLFNRLVLMGTGDKTWHSVNKVKADGTRRCISNYYFSPHSPNGYETFHVTYFMARPEQKLRRLVTRFDSDLRTYLRKIKKDGFAKKDIYENSDIAGR from the coding sequence ATGCGTGAGGAACTTGTCAGGCTGATTCTTGAGCGGCTCGAGCGTGATGCGGAGGCTATCCGCGAGGATTTCGCCCGCGACAAAGGCGTTACGGCGCATTACACTGCCATCGACAACCTTTTGCCGGACGACATCGCCCGCCGCATCGCCGCATCATTCCCGCCGAATGATGAGATGCGGCTGCTCTCGAGCTTTCGCGAACGCAAGCACACTTCTAAATCGCTGGACAAATACGACCCTCTGATCGCGGACATCACGTTCGCATTTCAGGATGAGCGTGTTATTCGTAAGGTCTCTGAATTGACGGGAATAGAGGACGCCGTCGGCGACCCGCATTTATACGCCGGCGGCATAAGTGCGATGTCGACTGGCCATTTTCTGAACCCGCATCTCGACAATTCTCACGACGGCGAGCAGAAAAACTACCGCGTTCTGAATTTGCTCTACTACATCACGCCCGAATGGAAAGCCGAAAATGGCGGCAATCTCGAGCTGTGGGACATCGATGTGACGCGGCCGGTAGAGATACCGAGCCTGTTCAATCGACTCGTGCTGATGGGCACCGGCGACAAAACGTGGCATTCCGTCAACAAAGTAAAAGCGGACGGCACTCGCCGCTGTATCTCGAATTACTACTTCTCGCCGCACTCGCCTAATGGCTACGAAACTTTCCACGTAACTTATTTTATGGCGCGGCCCGAGCAGAAACTTCGCCGCTTGGTGACGCGTTTCGACAGCGACCTGCGCACTTACCTGCGCAAGATCAAGAAAGACGGTTTTGCGAAAAAAGATATCTACGAAAATAGCGACATTGCGGGCCGTTAA
- a CDS encoding type II toxin-antitoxin system ParD family antitoxin produces the protein MTMGATTMNVSLPESMKAYVDERVEQDEYGTASEYIRDLIRSDQRTRAQRQLEKVLLERIESDDFREFSIDDVRKELERRLEARK, from the coding sequence ATGACCATGGGTGCTACTACGATGAACGTCTCTCTGCCGGAGTCGATGAAGGCCTACGTCGATGAGCGCGTCGAGCAGGACGAATACGGCACCGCAAGCGAATACATCCGCGACCTGATCCGCTCGGATCAACGGACCAGGGCCCAACGCCAGCTCGAGAAGGTGTTGCTTGAGCGTATTGAATCCGATGATTTCAGAGAATTCTCGATCGACGACGTAAGGAAAGAACTCGAACGACGTTTGGAAGCCCGCAAGTGA
- a CDS encoding nuclear transport factor 2 family protein yields the protein MTPVKSWHIVVRDRDLRALEALLADDVVFYSPVVHTPQAGKQITAMYLTAAMHVIANNSFRYVREVVGESDAVLEFETEVDGITVNGVDMIHWNAAGQITEFKVMIRPLKAINLIHEKMTAMLKR from the coding sequence ATGACACCCGTCAAAAGCTGGCACATTGTGGTCCGAGATCGTGATCTGAGAGCGTTGGAAGCGCTTTTGGCTGACGACGTTGTGTTTTACTCACCGGTCGTCCACACGCCTCAGGCCGGCAAACAAATAACTGCGATGTATCTGACGGCGGCGATGCACGTCATTGCGAACAACAGTTTCCGCTATGTTCGCGAGGTCGTCGGCGAATCAGATGCCGTGCTCGAATTCGAGACCGAGGTCGACGGAATCACCGTCAACGGCGTCGATATGATCCACTGGAACGCCGCCGGACAGATCACCGAATTCAAAGTGATGATACGCCCGCTAAAGGCCATCAACCTCATCCACGAGAAGATGACGGCTATGTTAAAGAGATAG
- a CDS encoding argininosuccinate synthase translates to MEKKIGKVVLAYSGGLDTSAMLLWLKETYGCEVVCYCADVGQGDELDGLEEKALATGASKLDVEDLREEFVRDFVWTAVKANAVYEGVYLMGTALARPVIAKCQIEIARREGADAVAHGATGKGNDQVRFELSYYALQPDIKVVAPWRHWDFKGRADLIAYCEKHGIPVTASAEKPYSMDRNLMHISYEGGILEDPWEAPPENIFLLTKSLENASDNPQEITISFEKGVPVAIDGVTHGAVDMLSKLNHIGGEHGIGRVDLVENRFVGMKSRGVYETPGVTILQAAHRALESITMDREVMRLRDGLGVKFAESIYYGFWFAPETEILRSMIDQTQENVTGDVRLKLYKGSVIVTGRRSPNSLYRERIATFEDDAGAYDQHDAEGFIKLQALRLRLRNME, encoded by the coding sequence ATGGAGAAGAAGATAGGAAAGGTCGTACTCGCGTATTCGGGCGGGCTTGATACGTCGGCGATGCTGCTGTGGCTGAAAGAGACCTACGGCTGCGAGGTCGTCTGCTATTGTGCCGATGTCGGCCAGGGCGATGAGCTGGACGGGCTGGAAGAAAAGGCTCTTGCAACGGGTGCGTCGAAACTAGACGTCGAGGATCTGCGCGAAGAGTTTGTCCGTGATTTCGTCTGGACCGCCGTAAAGGCGAACGCCGTTTACGAGGGCGTTTATCTGATGGGAACTGCACTCGCACGCCCCGTCATCGCCAAATGCCAGATCGAGATCGCACGCCGCGAAGGAGCCGACGCCGTCGCCCACGGAGCGACCGGAAAAGGCAACGATCAGGTGCGTTTCGAGCTTTCGTATTACGCTCTGCAGCCGGACATTAAGGTCGTCGCACCGTGGCGGCATTGGGATTTCAAAGGCCGTGCCGACCTGATAGCGTATTGCGAAAAACACGGAATTCCCGTTACCGCGTCCGCCGAAAAGCCGTATTCGATGGACCGCAATCTGATGCACATCTCATACGAAGGCGGCATTTTAGAAGACCCGTGGGAAGCTCCGCCCGAGAATATTTTCTTGCTGACGAAATCGCTCGAGAATGCATCGGACAACCCTCAAGAGATCACGATCTCATTCGAAAAAGGCGTGCCCGTAGCCATTGACGGCGTCACTCACGGTGCGGTCGATATGCTCTCAAAGCTCAATCATATCGGCGGCGAACACGGCATCGGCCGCGTCGATCTGGTCGAGAACCGCTTCGTCGGAATGAAGTCCCGCGGCGTCTATGAAACGCCCGGCGTTACGATCCTACAGGCCGCACACCGCGCGCTCGAATCCATAACGATGGACCGCGAAGTGATGCGGCTGCGCGACGGCCTCGGCGTAAAGTTCGCAGAGTCAATATATTACGGTTTCTGGTTCGCACCCGAAACGGAAATTCTCCGTTCCATGATCGACCAAACGCAGGAAAATGTCACCGGCGACGTCCGACTGAAACTTTACAAAGGCAGCGTGATCGTGACCGGCCGCCGTTCGCCGAATTCGCTCTACCGCGAACGCATCGCGACATTTGAGGACGACGCCGGAGCCTACGACCAACACGACGCAGAAGGGTTTATCAAGTTGCAGGCGTTGAGGTTGAGGTTGAGGAATATGGAGTAA